The genomic stretch aataataaaagcgtACCATGATGAGAAGAGTGTCTGGCAATAGAATCATGAGAGCTCTTTCTTCTTCGCTCATTGTGGCCGGCTAATCTTCTCTTACAACTTCTCTTAGACTCCTCAAACTCCGACACTACATGAAACCTGCTCACATCCAACTTATATTAACAGTTCTTCGTCTTATTTAATCCAAATATACACTACAGAAATTAGATGCATGATAGACTAACCTGCTGCACTGCTGACAAAAGCGTTGCTCTAGCCCTGACACCATCACCTTCGGAGCCTTGGAGTGCATCTCACACACCTTGTGTCTCCGGTGGTAATCCTTAGCGTTCACCAGCGCAACGTGGCAACCCTCCACCTGGCACTTTGGCACCGTCACGGGTAACAGAGACTCCGCAGCCGTCGCCACCACACCTCCACTTCCGTACAGGGCTTTGCCCCTCTTTATTCCCAGCGGGAACCCCATCACGCCTCGCTCCCCCATTGGCCCCGTCGTAGCCGTGGCCGACCCCGACGTGTCCTCGAAGTAGTGCCTCTTCCCTAGCTTCAAACAGACGAGGTGAGGGTCCGGATGTAGGTGGATCCCATCCCCAACGGCGTTATATAGCGACTGGTGGCCATGATGCTGTTGCATGAACCCGTGTCCTCCTTCTGCTGTCGTGCCCTGTTGATGGCCATACCCGCGGGGCATAAGTAGCTCGTCACTTGGCCCAAATCCATGAGACCTCGACCCGGAGTTGGGGACCTCTTCCGCCTCGCCGGATGCTGCTGAGTTAGCATAAAATCCAGTCGTATGAGTTGGGGAGGTAGTCGTCCAGTCCATTCTAGAGGCAGAATTACTGAGCTCCCAAATATTCCAAGCCAATGTACCAGTTGAACCGATGTTAATATTAACGCCTTGTGCTCTGTTACCTAGCGTGTTTGATTCCCTGATATCCATTTTCACGCTACTTAATTGTTTGGAAGGCTTTTGGGTTTCCTATCTATTAAAAGGATGgtacacttcttcttcttcttcttcttcttcttcttcttcttcttcgataATCGATTCGATAATAACCCACATTGGTCTATTAGGCTCTAGTAAATTGGTTCCCTATAAAGAAGTAAGAAAAACTTGTTTAAAGAGACAAAAAGAGGAGAGGGAGTGAGAGATGAAGGGTCGTCTTGGTGTTTGCTTGTTCTACTCCAATGGGGTTAAagtttttgcttaagaaaaaggCTGCAAAGTCTCGGCAGACAGGGTCACGAATAGCAGAGAAAATAGAACAAAAGAGGGAGAGAGACACGCGAGAGGTAAGTGGATGGTACGAGGGACACGTGGGAATAGTGATAGTGGGGGCCAACTATGCTATGCCGTTTTGGCCCTTCAGATCATTTATTACTTGATTTGATATTATTTGGAGAAAAAAATAAtgaggggagagagagagagatgaagtTGTGAGTGATTAGACTGCTGAGGGGATCAGAGATAATGGTTTCGGAAAGAGAACAGAGAAACTTCTCTCCAAATTTCTTTGTTCCAATCCAATACAAGAAGTCGAGGTTAGTTGGTTTCGTACGAGTTTCACACTCGCAGCTAAAAAGTACGTGTACTACACTGTCCATTTCTTTTTATCATTGCTTAATCTGCATGCACTTACGTAAAtcttaatctaaaaaaaaaaacgcACCCTCTATCGATGTTATTATACTATGTAGTACAATGTTTTGTTGATCACTAGGGAGTCTGAAAACACGCGCCTAAGAAGGTGGTTAAACTCGtctcttatatataaatatatattattttttttggggaggtttctttatattattcaaatttcaaatattcTTTATCTATATATGATTCCCATGTGGAATCACTTGTCTAATTAAACAAAGCTTTGGTTCCTTCTCTTTATTTCTTTTGATGCATCGATCTGCACGTGAAATTAATTGTTTGTTCTTTACATTAATATTACGCTGTTTCGTTCTCACACCATTGATAAGTTGAAgaaattaatgtatatatttttttttattaattacattttaattttatttacaaaaatcatatataaataattatttactaATCTATACCTTAAAAtaagttttttaattatattttttctattttattcaaatct from Humulus lupulus chromosome 5, drHumLupu1.1, whole genome shotgun sequence encodes the following:
- the LOC133777596 gene encoding squamosa promoter-binding-like protein 7 — encoded protein: MDIRESNTLGNRAQGVNINIGSTGTLAWNIWELSNSASRMDWTTTSPTHTTGFYANSAASGEAEEVPNSGSRSHGFGPSDELLMPRGYGHQQGTTAEGGHGFMQQHHGHQSLYNAVGDGIHLHPDPHLVCLKLGKRHYFEDTSGSATATTGPMGERGVMGFPLGIKRGKALYGSGGVVATAAESLLPVTVPKCQVEGCHVALVNAKDYHRRHKVCEMHSKAPKVMVSGLEQRFCQQCSRFHVVSEFEESKRSCKRRLAGHNERRRKSSHDSIARHSSHHENNKVVVGGGFPYMAASTTGRALSLLSSKTPDYSWVPPSESDLSSRSSAALRELIAENRAAILARQLVVDRDAWPSHHHHHHPSDHVFGSEASAPRGFGSVESHHHHNMFPEPNQSGGWERISENCTHVTLDLMQAPSQEFGTFMASRGKTKAEEDNCSDHHLWNSFQGHNLV